Proteins co-encoded in one Juglans regia cultivar Chandler chromosome 16, Walnut 2.0, whole genome shotgun sequence genomic window:
- the LOC108986473 gene encoding adagio protein 3 isoform X1, which yields MEPFHLTTSTYINISACGCENISAKISMAMAKEQEEKEQVRSSGGKRLKCARGEERESVEEQEQEEVEEEESELPLKPGFFYPMTPTSFVVSDALEFDFPVIYVNKVFELFTGYRADEVLGRNCRFLQFRDPHAQRRHPLVNPVVVSEIRSRLEVGVAFQGELLNFRKDGTPLVNMLRLVPIHDDDGIITHIIGIQVFSEAKIDLNHESYPVFKETCDQQLDQSGKYSAVSAAQSPLHQHQEICGMLQLSDEVLAYNILSRLTPRDVASIGSVCRRIRQLTKNEHVRKMVCQNAWGREVTGTLELLTRKLGWGRLARELTTLEAVCWRKLTVGGGVEPSRCNFSACAAGNKLVLFGGEGVDMQPMDDTFVLNLDTANPEWHRMSVKSSPPGRWGHTLSCLNDSWLVVFGGCGRQGLLNDVFVLDLDAKQPTWREVFCGTPPLPRSWHSSCTIEGSKLVVSGGCTDSGVLLNDTFLLDLTTEKPMWSEIPTSWAPPSRLGHSLSVYGKTKILMFGGLARSGNLRLRSGEAYTIDLADEKPQWRLLECSAFTGTGSQSAVVPPPRLDHVAVSMPCGRIIIFGGSVAGLHSPSQLFLLDPSEEKPSWRILNVPGQPPKFAWGHSTCVVGGTRVLVLGGQTGEEWILNELHELCLASRLDSDL from the exons ATGGAGCCTTTTCATTTGACAACTTCAACCTATATTAATATCTCTGCGTGCGGGTGCGAAAATATCTCTGCAAAAATCTCAATGGCCATGGCTAAGGAGCAAGAAGAAAAGGAACAAGTTCGGAGCTCGGGAGGGAAGAGACTAAAATGTGCTAGGGGAGAAGAACGTGAATCTGTGGAAGAGCAAGAGcaagaagaagtagaagaagaggaaagCGAGCTCCCTTTGAAGCCGGGATTCTTTTACCCAATGACGCCCACCTCTTTCGTGGTATCCGATGCACTTGAATTCGATTTCCCAGTCATTTATGTCAACAAAGTCTTCGAGCTCTTCACCGGCTACCGTGCCGACGAGGTCCTCGGTCGGAACTG tcgGTTTTTACAATTTCGGGATCCCCATGCGCAAAGGCGGCACCCCTTGGTGAATCCTGTTGTTGTTTCTGAGATTAGAAGCCGTCTCGAGGTAGGTGTTGCATTTCAAGGCGAGCTCCTTAATTTCAGGAAGGATGGCACTCCCTTGGTAAACATGCTAAGACTTGTACCTATCCATGACGACGATGGAATTATCACACATATTATAGGTATTCAAGTTTTTTCTGAAGCGAAAATAGATCTGAACCACGAATCATATCCAGTTTTTAAAGAGACTTGTGATCAGCAGCTTGATCAGTCAGGAAAATATTCTGCAGTGAGTGCTGCTCAATCACCACTCCACCAGCATCAAGAAATATGTGGAATGCTACAGCTCTCAGATGAAGTCTTGGCTTACAACATTTTATCGCGCTTGACACCAAGGGATGTAGCATCCATTGGGTCTGTCTGCAGAAGGATCCGTCAGTTGACAAAGAATGAGCATGTGAGGAAGATGGTATGCCAAAATGCTTGGGGAAGAGAAGTAACGGGTACATTGGAACTGCTGACAAGGAAGTTAGGGTGGGGGCGTCTGGCCAGGGAACTGACTACTCTTGAGGCTGTTTGTTGGAGGAAACTGACAGTTGGAGGTGGAGTGGAACCTTCACGTTGCAATTTCAGTGCTTGTGCAGCAGGTAATAAGCTTGTATTGTTTGGAGGGGAAGGAGTTGATATGCAGCCAATGGATGACACATTTGTTCTCAATCTTGATACTGCAAATCCAGAGTGGCATCGCATGAGTGTGAAATCATCCCCCCCAGGGCGCTGGGGCCACACACTCTCATGTTTAAATGATTCTTGGTTGGTGGTTTTTGGAGGATGCGGTCGGCAGGGATTGCTCAATGATGTTTTCGTTCTAGACTTGGATGCCAAACAGCCAACGTGGAGAGAAGTCTTCTGTGGAACTCCCCCTCTCCCTAGATCTTGGCATAGCTCTTGCACAATAGAAGGTTCTAAATTAGTTGTCTCAGGTGGATGCACAGATTCAGGGGTACTGCTTAATGACACATTCTTGTTGGATCTCACAACCGAGAAACCAATGTGGAGTGAGATTCCAACTTCTTGGGCTCCTCCCTCCAGGTTAGGACATTCACTTTCAGTTTATGGTAAGACCAAAATTCTTATGTTTGGTGGACTTGCCAGGAGTGGGAACCTGCGGTTGCGATCAGGTGAGGCTTACACTATTGATTTAGCAGATGAAAAGCCTCAGTGGAGGCTACTGGAGTGTAGTGCATTCACTGGCACGGGTAGCCAGAGTGCCGTGGTTCCTCCACCTAGACTTGATCATGTTGCTGTCAGCATGCCTTGTGGCAGGATTATCATTTTTGGTGGTTCCGTTGCCGGGCTTCACTCCCCTTCACAGCTATTTCTTTTGGATCCTTCTGAGGAGAAACCATCGTGGAGGATCCTCAATGTTCCTGGGCAACCACCAAAATTTGCTTGGGGTCATAGCACTTGTGTGGTTGGGGGGACGAGGGTCCTAGTATTGGGTGGGCAAACAGGGGAGGAATGGATACTTAATGAATTGCATGAGTTGTGCTTGGCGAGCCGGCTGGACTCAGACCtgtaa
- the LOC108986473 gene encoding adagio protein 3 isoform X2 has product MAMAKEQEEKEQVRSSGGKRLKCARGEERESVEEQEQEEVEEEESELPLKPGFFYPMTPTSFVVSDALEFDFPVIYVNKVFELFTGYRADEVLGRNCRFLQFRDPHAQRRHPLVNPVVVSEIRSRLEVGVAFQGELLNFRKDGTPLVNMLRLVPIHDDDGIITHIIGIQVFSEAKIDLNHESYPVFKETCDQQLDQSGKYSAVSAAQSPLHQHQEICGMLQLSDEVLAYNILSRLTPRDVASIGSVCRRIRQLTKNEHVRKMVCQNAWGREVTGTLELLTRKLGWGRLARELTTLEAVCWRKLTVGGGVEPSRCNFSACAAGNKLVLFGGEGVDMQPMDDTFVLNLDTANPEWHRMSVKSSPPGRWGHTLSCLNDSWLVVFGGCGRQGLLNDVFVLDLDAKQPTWREVFCGTPPLPRSWHSSCTIEGSKLVVSGGCTDSGVLLNDTFLLDLTTEKPMWSEIPTSWAPPSRLGHSLSVYGKTKILMFGGLARSGNLRLRSGEAYTIDLADEKPQWRLLECSAFTGTGSQSAVVPPPRLDHVAVSMPCGRIIIFGGSVAGLHSPSQLFLLDPSEEKPSWRILNVPGQPPKFAWGHSTCVVGGTRVLVLGGQTGEEWILNELHELCLASRLDSDL; this is encoded by the exons ATGGCCATGGCTAAGGAGCAAGAAGAAAAGGAACAAGTTCGGAGCTCGGGAGGGAAGAGACTAAAATGTGCTAGGGGAGAAGAACGTGAATCTGTGGAAGAGCAAGAGcaagaagaagtagaagaagaggaaagCGAGCTCCCTTTGAAGCCGGGATTCTTTTACCCAATGACGCCCACCTCTTTCGTGGTATCCGATGCACTTGAATTCGATTTCCCAGTCATTTATGTCAACAAAGTCTTCGAGCTCTTCACCGGCTACCGTGCCGACGAGGTCCTCGGTCGGAACTG tcgGTTTTTACAATTTCGGGATCCCCATGCGCAAAGGCGGCACCCCTTGGTGAATCCTGTTGTTGTTTCTGAGATTAGAAGCCGTCTCGAGGTAGGTGTTGCATTTCAAGGCGAGCTCCTTAATTTCAGGAAGGATGGCACTCCCTTGGTAAACATGCTAAGACTTGTACCTATCCATGACGACGATGGAATTATCACACATATTATAGGTATTCAAGTTTTTTCTGAAGCGAAAATAGATCTGAACCACGAATCATATCCAGTTTTTAAAGAGACTTGTGATCAGCAGCTTGATCAGTCAGGAAAATATTCTGCAGTGAGTGCTGCTCAATCACCACTCCACCAGCATCAAGAAATATGTGGAATGCTACAGCTCTCAGATGAAGTCTTGGCTTACAACATTTTATCGCGCTTGACACCAAGGGATGTAGCATCCATTGGGTCTGTCTGCAGAAGGATCCGTCAGTTGACAAAGAATGAGCATGTGAGGAAGATGGTATGCCAAAATGCTTGGGGAAGAGAAGTAACGGGTACATTGGAACTGCTGACAAGGAAGTTAGGGTGGGGGCGTCTGGCCAGGGAACTGACTACTCTTGAGGCTGTTTGTTGGAGGAAACTGACAGTTGGAGGTGGAGTGGAACCTTCACGTTGCAATTTCAGTGCTTGTGCAGCAGGTAATAAGCTTGTATTGTTTGGAGGGGAAGGAGTTGATATGCAGCCAATGGATGACACATTTGTTCTCAATCTTGATACTGCAAATCCAGAGTGGCATCGCATGAGTGTGAAATCATCCCCCCCAGGGCGCTGGGGCCACACACTCTCATGTTTAAATGATTCTTGGTTGGTGGTTTTTGGAGGATGCGGTCGGCAGGGATTGCTCAATGATGTTTTCGTTCTAGACTTGGATGCCAAACAGCCAACGTGGAGAGAAGTCTTCTGTGGAACTCCCCCTCTCCCTAGATCTTGGCATAGCTCTTGCACAATAGAAGGTTCTAAATTAGTTGTCTCAGGTGGATGCACAGATTCAGGGGTACTGCTTAATGACACATTCTTGTTGGATCTCACAACCGAGAAACCAATGTGGAGTGAGATTCCAACTTCTTGGGCTCCTCCCTCCAGGTTAGGACATTCACTTTCAGTTTATGGTAAGACCAAAATTCTTATGTTTGGTGGACTTGCCAGGAGTGGGAACCTGCGGTTGCGATCAGGTGAGGCTTACACTATTGATTTAGCAGATGAAAAGCCTCAGTGGAGGCTACTGGAGTGTAGTGCATTCACTGGCACGGGTAGCCAGAGTGCCGTGGTTCCTCCACCTAGACTTGATCATGTTGCTGTCAGCATGCCTTGTGGCAGGATTATCATTTTTGGTGGTTCCGTTGCCGGGCTTCACTCCCCTTCACAGCTATTTCTTTTGGATCCTTCTGAGGAGAAACCATCGTGGAGGATCCTCAATGTTCCTGGGCAACCACCAAAATTTGCTTGGGGTCATAGCACTTGTGTGGTTGGGGGGACGAGGGTCCTAGTATTGGGTGGGCAAACAGGGGAGGAATGGATACTTAATGAATTGCATGAGTTGTGCTTGGCGAGCCGGCTGGACTCAGACCtgtaa
- the LOC108986475 gene encoding uncharacterized protein LOC108986475, translating into MLRPLFTNPTLKCSALPPPLRFNQQRELHSRNKKAMELIAKGWSALKEVDRVIDYSDLKDHRLIPLLRAAKENFELALEADNSNTHARYWLSKLHLKYHVPGACKAIGAALLVEAADMGDPDAQYELGCRLRVENNHVQSDQQAFYYLEKAVDQLHPGALYLLGAVYLTGDCVRKDIASALWCFHRASEKGHSGAAIAYGSLLLRGVQVPESLMKFGLRRSSYAKARKSAESPVMDPVEMAREQFQIAATAGCDLGLKWLNRLEEEEKRLLAG; encoded by the exons ATGCTGAGACCGCTCTTCACGAATCCCACTTTGAAATGCTCcgctcttcctcctcctcttcgaTTCAACCAACAG AGAGAGCTGCATAGTAGGAACAAGAAGGCCATGGAACTCATAGCCAAAGGGTGGAGTGCTCTCAAGGAAGTTGATAGAGTCATCGATTACAGCGATCTCAAAGATCATCGTCTCATCCCTCTCCTTAGG GCTGCCAAGGAGAACTTTGAGCTGGCTCTAGAGGCTGACAACTCAAATACTCATGCCAGGTATTGGCTGTCCAAATTGCATTTGAAATACCATGTCCCAGGGGCATGCAAAGCTAT AGGGGCTGCTTTGTTAGTTGAAGCTGCAGATATGGGTGATCCAGATGCACAGTACGAATTGGGTTGTCGTCTGAGAGTTGAG AACAATCATGTCCAATCCGATCAACAAGCATTCTATTATTTGGAAAAGGCGGTTGACCAG TTGCATCCAGGTGCTCTTTACCTTCTTGGTGCTGTATATTTAACAGGGGACTGTGTGAGAAAAGACATTGCCTCAGCATTATGGTGTTTTCATCGGGCATCAGAGAAG GGACATTCTGGTGCTGCCATAGCATATGGATCCCTTTTACTTAGAG GTGTTCAAGTCCCTGAATCTCTTATGAAATTCGGTTTGAGGAGGAGTTCCTATGCCAAAGCAAGGAAGAGCGCAGAGAGCCCTGTGATGGATCCTGTAGAGATGGCCAGAGAACAATTCCAGATTGCAGCAACAGCTGGATGTGATCTTGGCCTAAAATGGTTGAATAGACTTGAGGAGGAAGAGAAACGTCTACTTGCCGGATGA